A window from Populus trichocarpa isolate Nisqually-1 chromosome 3, P.trichocarpa_v4.1, whole genome shotgun sequence encodes these proteins:
- the LOC18111130 gene encoding uncharacterized protein LOC18111130 has product MPLTSAAADAFGVVTICLVAILILFGLLCIAYSFYLRSRVRSQGYFQLSYFSGPWIIRIIFILFVIWWGVGEIIRLSLLRRKGRVLNALDYKWQETVCKGYIVSNLGFAEPCLLLTLMFLLRAPLQKMESGILCRKWNGRTAVYVVLYCLPMFVLQLLAILIGPQLRKDKSISKRFPHYFTSAAHGMQNAAASNTALCTYPLLNTMLLGFFASALTVYLFWLGRRILKLVINKGLQKRVYTLIFSVSSFLPLRILLLGLSVLSKPEHFLFEALAFSAFLALSCCAGVCICMLVYYPVADSLALGNLRDLEVSRRYADEHNETISLDANQNHLEESAHLSPGRNSDASTKRGSISFRACQRGDETPPGPFVELSLFSPGRDATPPGSPPLLGWPMRPLVDPKTGQGTEFSW; this is encoded by the coding sequence ATGCCCCTGACGAGTGCTGCTGCCGATGCATTCGGTGTGGTGACAATTTGTCTAGTCGCTATTTTGATTCTATTTGGTTTGTTGTGCATTGCCTACTCATTTTACTTGCGCTCTCGTGTTCGTAGTCAAGGCTATTTTCAACTCAGTTATTTTAGTGGTCCCTGGATCATCcgaatcatatttattttgtttgtaatctGGTGGGGTGTTGGTGAAATTATCCGGTTAAGTTTGTTGAGACGGAAGGGAAGAGTGTTGAATGCCCTTGACTACAAATGGCAGGAAACTGTCTGCAAAGGCTACATTGTCTCGAATTTGGGTTTTGCAGAGCCTTGCTTATTACTCACCCTCATGTTTCTCCTCCGGGCTCCCTTACAGAAGATGGAATCGGGAATTCTTTGTCGCAAGTGGAATGGAAGAACTGCTGTATATGTTGTTCTCTATTGCCTACCAATGTTTGTCCTTCAGCTGCTTGCTATACTAATTGGACCGCAACTACGCAAGGATAAGAGTATATCGAAAAGGTTTCCTCATTATTTTACCTCTGCTGCTCATGGGATGCAAAATGCTGCCGCCTCTAATACTGCGCTTTGCACTTACCCTTTATTGAATACAAtgcttcttggtttttttgcttCTGCACTGACTGTCTACCTGTTTTGGCTTGGAAGGCGGATTTTGAAATTGGTCATCAATAAGGGTTTGCAGAAGAGAGTGTACACATTAATATTCTCAGTTTCAAGTTTCCTTCCATTGAGGATTCTCTTACTTGGACTATCTGTTTTATCTAAGCCAGAGCATTTTCTATTTGAAGCTCTTGCGTTCTCAGCCTTTCTTGCCCTCTCATGCTGTGCTGGGGTGTGTATTTGCATGCTTGTTTACTATCCCGTTGCTGATTCTTTAGCACTGGGGAATCTTCGGGACCTGGAGGTAAGCAGAAGATATGCTGATGAGCACAATGAAACCATTTCCCTTGATGCAAACCAAAACCATCTAGAAGAAAGTGCTCATTTAAGCCCCGGCAGAAACTCTGACGCCTCAACTAAGCGCGGATCAATCTCTTTCAGGGCTTGCCAAAGAGGAGATGAGACTCCTCCAGGGCCATTTGTGGAGCTGAGCCTTTTTTCACCTGGTCGAGATGCAACTCCACCAGGTTCGCCTCCGCTGCTAGGCTGGCCTATGCGCCCACTCGTGGACCCGAAGACTGGGCAAGGAACTGAGTTCTCGTGGTGA
- the LOC18111131 gene encoding probable serine/threonine-protein kinase At1g09600, giving the protein MGCICSKVSRATKYLERRVKRKETTKPAKRLVSLSKSDEVVVEVDGNANGSTASLISDQPGNDNAESTPVSYDEGEKKEKIEQVNNHQRITSIVSMSNGERGAQVVAGWPSWLTSVAGEAINGWVPRRADSFEKLDKIGQGTYSSVYKARDLETNKTVALKKVCFANMDPESVRFMAREIIILRRLDHPNVMKLEGVIASRMSGSLYLIFEYMEHDLAGLLASPGIKFSEAQIKCYMQQLLHGLEHCHNRGILHRDIKGSNLLIDSNGNLKIADFGLATFFSSPQKQPLTSRVVTLWYRPPELLLGATEYGVSVDLWSTGCILAELFVGKHIMPGRTEVEQLHKIFKLCGSPSDEYWKRSKLPHATIFKPQHPYKRCVTETFKDFPSSALALLDVLLAVEPEARGTALSALDSEFFTTKPLPCDPSTLPKHPPTKEFDVKFRDEDARRRRAAGGKGRGYESTRRGSKESKVMPAADANAELQASIQKRQGQSKQISISEIYNHEEDGVSRSPVGPAKGTARNIYSHSGQSVHPMNLGSSHNMNINETFRAPGQDFISSRQAAELRAQRSFIERGAVQLYGFSNSVAVRGDSQFHGSSSTNLNSHWPEGSFNARYNSLDDSSHGLPGRPNFSNKKPGLDSTTGYPTKKSHVHYSGPLVPRGGNIEEMLKEHEKQIQRAVRKARLDKNTSESGHTESLFYHGRINGR; this is encoded by the exons ATGGGCTGCATTTGCTCGAAAGTCAGTAGAGCCACTAAATATTTAGAGAGAAgagtcaaaagaaaagaaacaaccaAGCCTGCCAAACGGttagtttctttatccaaaagCGATGAAGTTGTGGTAGAGGTTGATGGTAATGCTAATGGTTCCACGGCTAGTTTGATATCCGATCAACCTGGAAATGATAATGCGGAGTCTACTCCAGTTTCATACGATGAAGgagagaagaaggaaaaaatcgAACAGGTTAATAATCATCAAAGGATTACTAGTATAGTGAGTATGAGCAATGGAGAGAGAGGAGCACAAGTTGTTGCTGGTTGGCCTTCTTGGCTGACCTCTGTGGCTGGAGAAGCAATCAATGGATGGGTGCCTCGAAGGGCAGATTCATTTGAGAAGTTGGATAAG ATTGGACAAGGAACATATAGCAGTGTGTACAAAGCTCGTGATCTTGAAACAAATAAGACAGTGGCATTGAAGAAGGTGTGCTTTGCTAATATGGATCCTGAAAGTGTTCGTTTTATGGCAAGAGAAATCATCATTTTGCGTAGGCTTGATCACCCAAATGTTATGAAGCTTGAGGGTGTCATTGCTTCAAGAATGTCTGGCAGTTTGTACCTTATATTTGAATATATGGAGCATGACCTTGCAGGGCTTTTGGCTTCACCAGGGATTAAATTCTCTGAAGCGCAG ATTAAATGTTACATGCAACAGCTTCTTCATGGACTTGAACACTGCCACAATCGCGGGATATTGCACCGTGATATAAAGGGCTCAAATCTTCTGATTGACTCTAATGGCAATCTCAAGATTGCTGATTTTGGACTGGCAACTTTTTTCTCTTCACCTCAGAAGCAGCCTCTAACAAGTCGGGTGGTTACATTGTGGTACAGACCTCCAGAGCTTTTGCTTGGTGCCACAGAATATGGAGTTTCTGTGGATCTATGGAGCACTGGTTGCATTCTTGCAGAATTGTTTGTTGGGAAGCATATCATGCCTGGAAGAACAGAG GTGGAGCAactgcataaaatcttcaaacttTGTGGGTCACCTTCTGATGAGTACTGGAAGAGATCAAAACTGCCGCATGCAACCATTTTCAAACCTCAACATCCTTATAAACGTTGTGTTACTGAGACATTTAAGGACTTTCCTTCATCAGCTTTAGCCTTGCTAGATGTCCTTCTTGCTGTAGAACCTGAGGCCCGTGGGACAGCTCTTTCAGCACTTGACAGTGAG TTCTTCACGACAAAGCCTCTTCCTTGTGATCCATCAACTTTGCCGAAACACCCACCAACCAAGGAGTTTGACGTTAAGTTTCGGGATGAGGATGCTAGAAG GAGGAGAGCAGCTGGAGGTAAAGGGCGTGGATATGAATCAACTAGAAGGGgttcaaaagaaagtaaagtcATGCCAGCAGCTGATGCCAATGCGGAGTTGCAAGCATCCATACAG AAGCGACAAGGACAGTCTAAACAAATAAGCATTAGTGAAATTTACAATCATGAAGAGGATGGTGTTTCTCGCTCTCCCGTTGGGCCTGCTAAAGGAACAGCAAGAAATATTTACTCACATTCTGGCCAGTCGGTGCATCCTATGAACCTTGGATCTTCACATAATATGAACATCAATGAAACTTTCAGGGCTCCTGGGCAAGACTTTATTTCTTCAAGGCAGGCTGCAGAGTTGAGAGCTCAGAGATCTTTCATTGAAAGGGGAGCGGTCCAGttgtatggattttctaattcaGTTGCAGTTAGAGGTGATTCACAGTTTCATGGTAGCAGTTCAACTAATCTGAATTCGCACTGGCCAGAGGGGAGTTTTAATGCTAGATATAACAGTCTGGATGATTCCTCCCACGGTCTACCAGGCAGGCCAAACTTCTCGAATAAGAAGCCTGGTTTGGATTCTACAACG GGTTACCCAACAAAGAAAAGCCATGTCCACTACTCTGGACCATTGGTGCCTCGAGGAGGAAACATTGAGGAAATGCTCAAAGAGCATGAGAAACAAATCCAGCGAGCTGTGCGTAAAGCTCGTTTGGACAAGAACACCAGTGAAAGTGGACACACTGAATCACTATTTTATCACGGGAGGATAAATGGTAGATGA
- the LOC18111132 gene encoding glucuronoxylan 4-O-methyltransferase 1, producing MRPKSQQISNLKLLLLGVFLAFFLLFVLRSSMSSSQESSSPTAQPKTSDSMKEARATNCSQGCSKVPRFLTQALIHYTTSTITPQQTQKEISVSAKILEKKSPCNFLVFGLGHDSLMWSALNYGGRTVFLEEDEAWIAQIKRRFPMLESYHVTYDSKVNQANNLMEVGKGPECTAISDPKFSMCQLALKGLPSEVYEIEWDLIMVDAPTGYYEEAPGRMTAIYTAGMMARNRKEGETDVFVHDVNREVEDKFSKALLCEGYMKKQVGRLRHFIIPSHRDALDRPFCPE from the coding sequence ATGAGGCCTAAAAGCCAGCAAATCTCCAACCTTAAGCTGCTCCTCCTTGGTGTCTTCCTTGCTTTCTTCCTGCTTTTTGTGTTACGATCAAGCATGTCATCTTCCCAGGAAAGTTCATCTCCCACCGCTCAACCAAAAACCTCAGATTCCATGAAAGAAGCTAGAGCAACAAATTGCTCACAGGGATGTAGTAAGGTCCCACGCTTCCTAACCCAAGCTCTCATTCACTACACAACCTCAACCATCACCCCACAGCAAACACAGAAAGAAATATCAGTGAGTGccaaaattttagaaaagaagTCTCCATGTAATTTCTTGGTTTTCGGCCTCGGTCATGATAGCCTTATGTGGAGTGCACTCAACTACGGTGGACGAACAGTTTTCcttgaagaagatgaagctTGGATTGCGCAAATTAAACGCCGGTTTCCTATGTTAGAGTCTTATCACGTCACATATGACAGCAAGGTGAATCAAGCTAACAATCTCATGGAGGTAGGCAAGGGGCCTGAGTGCACAGCAATTAGTGATCCAAAGTTCTCTATGTGCCAGCTTGCCTTGAAAGGTTTGCCCAGTGAAGTTTATGAGATAGAATGGGACTTGATCATGGTTGATGCACCAACAGGGTACTATGAAGAGGCACCAGGGAGAATGACTGCCATATATACTGCCGGAATGATGGCAAGAAACAGGAAAGAAGGAGAGACCGATGTTTTTGTGCATGATGTGAACAGAGAGGTGGAAGATAAGTTCTCCAAGGCACTTCTTTGTGAAGGATATATGAAGAAACAAGTAGGGAGGTTAAGGCACTTTATCATTCCTAGCCACAGGGATGCCTTGGACAGACCTTTTTGCCCAGagtag
- the LOC18111133 gene encoding leucine--tRNA ligase, cytoplasmic: MMATESGKAFTRRDRLLEIEKKVRGWWDEKDVFRAEPGAGPAKPGEKFFGNFPFPYMNGFLHLGHAFSLSKLEFAAAFHRLDGANVLLPFGFHCTGMPIQASADKLAREIEKFGNPPLFSKEVEEPVESQPEPEDASACPPPDKFRGKKSKAVSKSGGQMFQWEIMRSFGLSDSEIAEFQKPGKWLTYFPPLAMQDLKDFGLGCDWRRSFITTEMNPYFDSFVQWQMRKLKDMGKIIKDKRYTIYSPLDDQPCADHDRASGEGVLPQDYTLVKMEVLPPFPLKFKALEGRKVFLAAATLRPETMYGQTNAWVLPDGNYGAFEVNDTDVFILTERAALNLAYQGFSKTPKHPSCLVELTGYDLIGLPLKSPLSFNKVIYALPMLTILTDKGTGIVTSVPSDAPDDYMALRVLKAKPAFREKYGVKDEWVVPFEIVPIINIPELGDKAAEKVCLDLKIMSQNEKEKLAEAKRLTYLKGFTDGTMLVGEYAGMKVQEAKSLLRTKLIETGEAVMYSEPEKRVMSRSGDECVVALTDQWYLTYDDPQWKESAEECLSKMNLYSDETKHGFEHTLGWLNRWACSRSFGLGTRIPWDPEFLVESLSDSTIYMAYYAVAHLLHNEDMYGTNKAHPIKPEEMTDDVWNFIFCDGPYPTSSKIDSSVLDKMKKEFEYWYPFDLRVSGKDLIQNHLTFCVFNHTAIMAKHHWPRGFRCNGHIMLNSEKMSKSTGNFKTLRQAIDEFSADATRFSLADAGDGVDDANFVFETANAAILRLTKEIAWIEEVLAAEASLRTGPPSTFADRVFENEINIAVETTRKNYEKYMFREALKTGFYDLQAARDEYRLSCGSGGMNHGLVWRFIDVQTRLITPICPHYAEHVWRELLLKDGLAVNAGWPIADSPDETLKAANKYLQDSIVLMRKLLQKQITGSKKSNKKAAPVATLTEEKITSLIYVNEEFDGWKAECLNILRSKFDRKTGTFAPDEEILEALQKSSVGQDANFKKVQKLCMPFLRLKKDEAIAIGAQALNLKLPFGEIEVLQENLDLIKRQIGLGSVEILSATDHDAKAKAGALSSVLDQNPPSPGNPTAVFLIHNR; encoded by the exons ATGATGGCAACCGAGAGTGGAAAAGCTTTCACAAGGAGGGACCGGCTGTTGGAGATAGAGAAGAAGGTCCGTGGCTGGTGGGATGAGAAAGATGTTTTCCGGGCTGAACCTGGTGCAGGGCCAGCTAAACCAGGCGAGAAGTTCTTTGGCAACTTCCCATTTCCGTATATGAATGGGTTCTTGCATCTTGGACATGCGTTTTCGCTCTCCAAGCTTGAATTTGCCGCTGCTTTCCATAGATTGGATGGGGCTAACGTGCTCCTTCCATTTGGTTTTCACTGCACCGGTATGCCTATACAGGCCTCAGCAGATAAGCTTGCAAGGGAGATTGAAAAGTTTGGCAATCCACCCTTGTTCTCGAAAGAGGTAGAGGAGCCAGTGGAATCGCAACCAGAGCCTGAGGATGCAAGTGCATGTCCACCGCCAGATAAGTTCAGGGGCAAAAAGTCCAAGGCTGTGTCGAAATCAGGTGGACAGATGTTTCAGTGGGAGATTATGCGCAGTTTTGGGCTGTctgacagtgaaatagcagagTTCCAGAAACCAGGAAAATGGCTGACTTACTTTCCGCCACTGGCCATGCAAGATCTGAAGGATTTTGGCTTGGGATGTGATTGGAGAAGATCATTTATTACAACAGAAATGAATCcatattttgattcatttgtGCAGTGGCAGATGAGGAAGTTGAAGGACATGGGGAAGATTATCAAAGATAAAAGATACACTATATACTCTCCCTTGGATGACCAGCCATGTGCAGATCATGACAGGGCAAGCGGTGAAGGTGTGTTGCCCCAAGATTACACTCTTGTCAAGATGGAAGTGTTGCCCCCTTTCCCACTTAAATTCAAAGCATTGGAGGGAAGAAAAGTGTTTCTAGCTGCTGCTACATTGAGACCTGAGACTATGTATGGACAAACAAATGCATGGGTACTGCCTGATGGCAATTATGGAGCTTTTGAAGTCAATGATACTGATGTCTTCATCCTGACAGAAAGAGCTGCCCTCAATCTTGCCTATCAGGGCTTCTCAAAGACCCCCAAACACCCTAGTTGCTTGGTTGAGCTGACTGGGTATGATCTGATTGGTCTGCCATTGAAGTCTCCGCTTTCCTTCAACAAGGTCATTTATGCGCTTCCCATGCTGACCATTCTGACAGACAAAGGTACAGGGATTGTTACCAGTGTGCCTAGCGATGCCCCTGATGATTATATGGCATTGCGGGTTTTGAAAGCGAAACCAGCTTTCAGGGAAAAGTATGGCGTGAAGGATGAGTGGGTAGTGCCTTTTGAGATTGTACCTATAATCAACATTCCAGAATTGGGCGATAAGGCTGCTGAAAAGGTTTGCTTGGACCTGAAAATTATGAGCCAAAATGAGAAAGAGAAGCTTGCTGAAGCTAAGAGGTTGACGTACTTGAAAGGATTTACTGATGGCACAATGCTTGTTGGAGAATATGCAGGGATGAAAGTTCAAGAAGCAAAGTCATTGTTACGGACCAAGCTCATTGAGACAGGTGAGGCAGTCATGTACAGTGAGCCTGAGAAGCGTGTCATGTCAAGGTCTGGTGATGAATGTGTTGTGGCTCTGACGGACCAATGGTACCTCACTTATGATGATCCTCAATGGAAGGAATCAGCTGAGGAGTGCTTATCCAAGATGAATCTCTACTCTGATGAGACAAAACATGGCTTTGAGCATACTTTGGGCTGGCTAAATCGGTGGGCTTGCTCAAGATCTTTTGGGCTTGGGACTCGCATTCCATGGGATCCAGAGTTTCTTGTTGAATCATTGTCTGACTCTACTATTTACATGGCTTATTACGCTGTTGCTCACTTGCTACATAACGAGGACATGTACGGTACAAACAAGGCTCATCCCATTAAacctgaagaaatgactgatgaTGTCTGGAATTTCATCTTCTGTGATGGTCCATACCCCACATCATCAAAAATCGATTCGTCTGTTCTTGATAAGATGAAGAAGGAGTTCGAATATTGGTACCCATTTGATCTTCGAGTGTCTGGGAAGGACCTCATTCAGAATCATCTGACGTTCTGCGTCTTCAACCACACAGCAATCATGGCTAAGCATCACTGGCCACGTGGATTCAGGTGTAATGGACACATTATGCTCAATTCTGAGAAGATGTCCAAGTCTACAGGAAATTTCAAGACGCTGCGTCAGGCCATTGATGAATTCTCTGCGGATGCTACTCGGTTCAGTCTGGCTGATGCTGGAGATGGTGTGGACGATGCCAACTTTGTATTTGAGACTGCGAATGCTGCTATCCTTCGCCTTACTAAAGAGATTGCATGGATTGAAGAGGTTCTAGCTGCAGAGGCATCCCTGAGAACTGGTCCACCATCTACCTTTGCTGATCGGGtgtttgaaaatgaaataaatattgctGTTGAAACGACAAGAAAGAATTATGAAAAATACATGTTCAGAGAGGCGTTAAAGACTGGATTCTATGATCTCCAAGCTGCCAGAGACGAGTACAGGTTATCTTGTGGTAGCGGGGGCATGAATCATGGCTTGGTATGGCGTTTTATTGATGTGCAGACACGACTTATTACTCCTATCTGCCCACATTATGCAGAACATGTTTGGAGGGAGCTTTTGTTGAAGGATGGATTAGCAGTGAATGCAGGCTGGCCTATTGCTGATTCTCCAGATGAAACTCTTAAGGCTGCCAACAAGTACTTGCAAGACTCGATTGTTTTGATGAGGAAGCTTCTTCAAAAGCAAATCACGGGTTCAAAGAAATCCAATAAGAAGGCAGCTCCAGTTGCTACACTAACTGAAGAGAAGATAACAAGTTTGATATATGTGAATGAGGAGTTTGATGGATGGAAAGCAGAGTGCTTGAATATACTTCGTAGTAAATTTGACAGAAAAACAGGTACTTTTGCACCAGATGAGGAGATATTGGAGGCACTGCAAAAAAGTTCAGTTGGTCAAGATGCTAACTTTAAGAAAGTGCAAAAGCTTTGTATGCCTTTCTTGAGGTTAAAAAAGGACGAAGCTATAGCTATCGGGGCTCAAGCCTTGAATCTGAAGCTTCCGTTTGGGGAGATTGAGGTTCTTCAGGAGAACCTGGACTTGATCAAGAGGCAAATTGGTCTGGGGTCGGTGGAAATATTGTCTGCAACAGACCACGATGCTAAAGCCAAAGCTGGTGCCTTGTCCTCTGTACTGGATCAGAATCCTCCCTCTCCTGGAAATCCGACTGCTGTCTTCTTGATACA TAACAGGTAG
- the LOC18111134 gene encoding ras-related protein RABD1 — MSNEYDYLFKLLLIGDSSVGKSCLLLRFADDSYVDSYISTIGVDFKIRTVEQDGKTSKLQIWDTAGQERFRTITSSYYRGAHGIIIVYDVTEMESFNNVKQWLNEIDRYANDSVCKLLVGNKCDLVENKVVDTQTAKAFADELGIPFLETSAKDSINVEQAFLTMAGEIKKKMSNQPTANNSTGTVQMKGQPIEQKNNCCG; from the exons ATGAGCAACGAATA tgatTATCTGTTTAAGCTTTTGCTAATCGGAGACTCATCTGTTGGGAAATCGTGTCTGCTTCTCAGATTTGCT GATGACTCTTATGTAGACAGCTATATCAGTACCATTGGTGTTGATTTT AAAATCAGGACTGTGGAGCAGGATGGAAAGACAAGCAAGCTGCAGATT tGGGATACAGCTGGACAGGAGCGCTTCCGGACCATAACAAGCAGTTATTATCGAGGAGCACATGGGATAATT ATAGTCTATGATGTTACCGAGATGGAGAGCTTCAACAATGTCAAGCAGTGGTTGAATGAGATTGATAGATATGCAAATGATAGTGTCTGCAAACTTTTAGTTGGAAATAAGTGTGATCTAGTTGAGAACAAGGTTGTGGACACACAAACAGCAAAG GCATTTGCAGATGAGCTTGGCATTCCTTTCCTAGAGACAAGTGCTAAAGACTCGATAAATGTAGAGCAAGCATTCTTAACCATGGCtggtgaaattaagaaaaa GATGAGTAACCAGCCAACTGCTAACAATTCAACAGGAACTGTTCAGATGAAGGGGCAGCCAATCGAGCAGAAGAACAACTGTTGCGGTTAG
- the LOC18111135 gene encoding ras-related protein RABA2a, which yields MARRPDEEYDYLFKVVLIGDSGVGKSNILSRFTRNEFCLESKSTIGVEFATRTLQVEGRTVKAQIWDTAGQERYRAITSAYYRGALGALLVYDVTKPTTFENVSRWLKELRDHADSNIVIMLIGNKTDLKHLRAVATEDAQSYAEKEGLAFVETSALEATNVDKAFQTILSEIYRIISKKTLSSEESAAPVSVKDGKTIVVGGPDPSTKKTTCCSSS from the exons ATGGCGAGGAGACCCGACGAGGAGTACGATTACCTGTTCAAGGTAGTGTTAATCGGCGATTCCGGTGTCGGAAAATCGAACATCCTCTCCCGATTTACTCGCAACGAGTTTTGTTTGGAGTCCAAGTCCACCATCGGCGTCGAATTCGCCACTCGCACTCTTCAA GTTGAAGGAAGGACAGTGAAGGCGCAGATATGGGACACGGCAGGGCAAGAGCGATACAGAGCGATCACGAGTGCCTACTATAGGGGCGCGCTTGGAGCTCTTCTGGTGTATGATGTAACAAAGCCAACGACTTTTGAAAACGTGAGTCGGTGGTTGAAGGAGCTGAGGGATCATGCAGATTCCAATATTGTGATCATGTTAATTGGGAACAAGACTGATCTTAAACATCTTAGAGCAGTAGCTACTGAGGATGCTCAAAGTTATGCTGAGAAAGAAGGGCTTGCTTTTGTAGAGACATCCGCTCTTGAAGCCACCAATGTTGACAAGGCTTTTCAAACAATTCTTTCTGAGATATATAGGATTATTAGTAAGAAGACACTTTCTTCGGAAGAGTCAGCAGCACCTGTGAGTGTCAAAGATGGGAAGACCATTGTAGTTGGAGGACCCGATCCCAGCACTAAAAAGACGACCTGCTGCTCTTCTTCTTAG